Proteins found in one Xenopus laevis strain J_2021 chromosome 1L, Xenopus_laevis_v10.1, whole genome shotgun sequence genomic segment:
- the primpol.L gene encoding DNA-directed primase/polymerase protein isoform X2, with protein MERKWKEKVKNVENLADYYRRHPLSLIYRPKLAKPWLPSSVWKLFPRQALAFNFAKTCKEDVHLFALETVIDDTERRLYLVTTYAEFWFYYVKHPFSLSHCYEVIPADAVCKLYIDFEFYKSSNPEADGKKMVALVIEYFSIKLEELYGIKCSPEWVLNLDSSSKEKFSRHLIFLLPNAAFKDNIHAGNFIKNVLKPLLPLAGYKSVTRDYVSGANESPCLPEAEVLCGNSGKPSLAKAVKDVQSIENCDLSSLIVRDKYGGNQLCIDLGVYTKNRNFRLYKASKLGKNVPFTLAEDNKFRSKPQKDICTEEHIFLCSLISNIRFSDSLKILTCSSPDYGMNKATSPYNKNPGVTIKGYQFSPYPEIDDFILSLVTQEGFQGSIRSWNYFSSEELLVYETANYRWCANIGRAHKSNNVMLLVDLKREVWYQKCHDPICRAQNYKSECYPLPPEVCLPFLFKEEDEESVFTMDENGNIKETKINRCHVLFADGYLPPQKPSMPRSGNTMASGERHSGSEIDDACILEATEDVEFVNAVDTSLAPLDLDDVQFSGEDVEFANAVDNSLAHLDLDDVQFSGEDIVFANAVDTSLAHLNLEIPDEDIEFANAVDTSLAHLDSEDVEIPDEDIEFANAVDTSLAHLDLDDAEIPDTLLLESLYKHEMFASK; from the exons GATGTGCATCTTTTTGCCTTGGAGACAGTCATTGATGATACCGAGCGAAGATTATATCTTGTAACAACATATGCAGAATTTTGGTTTTATTACGT CAAACACCCATTTTCCTTGAGTCACTGCTATGAAGTCATTCCTGCTGACGCTGTGTGCAAGCTTTACATTGACTTTGAATTTTACAAATCATCAAATCCAGAAGCAGATGGTAAAAAAATGGTAGCTCTGGTAATTGAA TACTTCAGCATAAAACTTGAAGAACTATATGGTATTAAGTGTTCCCCAGAATGGGTTTTAAACCTGGATTCTAGCTCAAAAGAAAAATTCAGTCGTCATTTAATATTTCTGTTGCCGAATGCAGCCTTTAAAGATAACATCCATGCTG gtaattttattaaaaatgtcttaaAGCCACTGTTGCCTTTGGCTGGTTACAAATCTGTGACCCGAGATTATGTATCCGGGGCCAATGAATCACCCTGCCTTCCAGAAGCAGAGGTTTTGTGCGGTAACAGTGGAAAACCAAGCCTAGCAAAAGCAGTAAAAGATGTCCAAAGTATTGAAAACTGTGATCTTTCGTCTCTAATTGTGAGAGATAAATATGGTGGGAACCAGCTTTGTATTGATCTAG GCGTTTACACAAAGAACAGAAATTTCCGTTTGTACAAAGCTTCAAAATTGGGCAAGAATGTGCCCTTTACATTAGCTGAAGACAATAAGTTCAGAAGCAAGCCACAGAAAGATATCTGTACAGAAGAGCACATTTTTCTCTGCTCATTAATTAGCAATATCAG attttcagattctttaAAGATTTTGACATGTAGCAGCCCTGACTATGGGATGAACAAAGCTACTTCACCTTACAATAAAAATCCAG GAGTCACTATAAAGGGGTATCAGTTCTCCCCTTACCCAGAAATTGATGACTTCATTCTTTCTCTTGTTACACAAGAAGGCTTTCAAGGAA GCATACGCTCCTGGAACTATTTTTCATCAGAGGAACTGCTTGTTTATGAGACGGCTAACTACCGGTGGTGTGCAAATATAGGAAGAGCCCACAAAAGTAACAATGTCAT GCTACTGGTGGATTTAAAGCGAGAAGTCTGGTATCAGAAATGTCATGACCCTATATGCAGAGCACAAAACTACAAGTCAGAGT GTTATCCCTTACCCCCTGAAGTGTGTCTTCCTTTTCTCTTTAAAGAG GAGGATGAAGAATCTGTTTTTACAATGGATGAAAATGGAAACATCAAGGAAACCAAGATAAACAGATGTCATGTGCTATTTGCAGATGGTTATCTTCCCCCACAAAAACCATCCATGCCCAGATCTGGTAACACCATGGCATCTGGGGAGAGACATAGTGGTAGTGAGATTGATGATGCATGTATCCTGGAAGCTACAGAAGATGTAGAGTTCGTTAATGCAGTGGACACCAGCCTGGCACCTTTGGATTTAGATGATGTACAATTTTCAGGTGAAGATGTAGAGTTTGCAAATGCAGTGGACAACAGCCTGGCACATTTGGATTTAGATGATGTACAATTTTCAGGTGAAGATATAGTCTTTGCAAATGCAGTGGACACCAGCCTGGCACATTTGAATTTAGAAATACCAGATGAAGATATAGAATTTGCAAATGCAGTGGACACCAGCCTGGCACATCTGGATTCAGAAGATGTAGAAATACCAGATGAAGATATAGAATTTGCAAATGCAGTGGACACCAGTCTGGCACATTTGGATTTAGATGATGCAGAAATACCAGATACACTTTTATTAGAATCTCTATATAAACATGAAATGTTTGCCAGCAAATGA